The window TGTTGCATTAAGATGTTTTCAGTGCATGCTCAAGTGTTCTCTTAACCTCCCGTGTACACAGAGCAGCTGACAATATGTGGCTtggaaaatatttcttttttttgtttgtttttctacttTTTCTACCTTTGCATCAAATTGAGGTCTGTATATTGACGCATTTGGGAGTTTTCTATGACTGTGCCAATTCTCCCTTTTAGCTGATTTTCagtccctctcctgctctttgtTTAACTGCAGAACCGTCTATTCTGTCTGTGTAATCACATAATCAATCACTGTCCATTTACTTTATTAGGCAGACAAAGAGAGTGTATGAGTGAGAAAAACCTTTGGCCTGTCTTGACAAGGAAGAGGAATGTCGACTTCAGAGGGCTAACACGGGCAGAAAACATAGGCCCAGTAAATATTCAATTTAAAGGATTCCCAGATAAGGCGAGTTAAAAAATTGAGGCAGCACCCATTCTTCTAGATAAGAGGAGACGGAGCCATCTGGAGGCTGGGAGATAGCGAACTCCCACACCATTTCAGAGACCTCGCTTttatgtgctgcagcagcagagacagagagaattCTTTCTTTTACATTATATAGATTGACTTTGGTAAACAGGAGGGTTGGAATTATGTCCACTTATTAGGTTATTGACAGTTTTAACACAATGTTACCTACGGGTGTTTAGGATTTTGCAAATATTTTTCATTTAGGATTTCTCAATATGAATAATGTCAATACCACTACTAAatataacaataatgataataataatgtgaaaaTAAAGAACCAATATGGTCTGCATGTGTGCACCTTCAATATTAAAgtaattttattcatttctattTAACTAATCAGTCATAGAGATCAGATTTAATTACGAGCTACTGTAGCTTTACTTTGAGAAAAACACCTAAAGATTGAAGTGTATTTTCCGAGTATTGTATATTTGCATAGTACTGCTCACCAAGCAATCAAGGGAACTTTCCTCCttgattgtttttattcattgttttattaattcattactttatgttttaaaataaaaagtaatacatgaatgaatattttttttaggAAGTAACAGAAACAATACCTCCCTCGGCCTTGTTCTGCAACTCCAAATCTACCTTGACTGCACGCTGGAAAACAAAGATGCTTGGAAAAATTGACTTTCAGTGTGTGAATAACCTTGTCCACATTCTTATAATGGGCTTTGTTGACTCCTCCACCGTACCATTTCATGCCAGCCACATTGAATTTAGCTCTGTGATAACGCTTTTGTCAGTATGTTTTATCTATTCTCTCAGTTGGGGCTCCTGCGCCGTTATCCCTAATTACCCCAGCGTGTTCCGCACTTGAGCCAGAATCCTTATTTCTTGATAACAGATGCGGGGCGATCTGAAATTTACTTTTAGTGGCATTATCTTTTTGACCTGCATCACAAGCGGACACTCCCAGGCTCTTGGGTGAAAGCTGTTAATGCTGTGATAACAACAACATGAAATGATAACCTTCCTGCAGACTTGAGGACACATACTGTGCTACATGGACTGCAGGCACAGCGTTTCTTATTCAACCTTGACTGTTCTGCTCTGATCTGATTCATTTCATAAGATTAAGAGAGAGGTTAATCACTCTGTTTGCTGTGGATTGTCCGAGTCCTGGCTAACCGCCGTGCAAAATGTCAGGATTTATATACTTGAAAGATAAATTTATACCCCAACACTATAGAGGTGAACTCTGTATTTTCCCCTATTCTGAACTTCAACAGAATTGTCATTCCAGTTAGGAGTCATTATGATTAATTCACTTTGCTAAGCCAACATCTGTGTTAGCAGATTTTCATTAAGATCAACAATAAAAGCTTCAGACAGGTTCCACGTGTCTGAGTGCTTTTCCCCCCCAGAGGACATGCTTGATTAACTGTAAAAAGTTCTTAAATTAAGTATCTGGAGAAGGCAATTCATGGAACATTTGTTTCATTGGCTGTTATAAAACAACTGTATAGTATTCCTCTAAATACCTTTCTCTAAAATCAATCATCCAGAAAGATTTGGTAGAAGACAGATTTTCCAGCATCTTCAGTGACTTCAGTAAAATGCAATTGTGTAGTCTTACTGTTACATTGTTTGAAGCGGGTGGGTCTATTCGCTGGAATGCAAAGACGGCGATTTCCCTGGTTTCATATTTGCAGCAACAGGGTGTGAAACTGTCAGGCCCAGTTTTAAtccttttctctgctgtgttGTGCCGTGTTCTGTTGTTATCTTAATGATAATCTGTGCCTGTATTTCTGCCCTGGGCCTATCTGTCAGGCTGGGTTGCTTTAGGAGCCGTGCCTTATCAACAGCTTTGTCATTAAATCAGCTTTTTCTCCAGACAAATTTCACCGCAGTTATTCTTATCAAAAGATCAGCATGCTGTGATTTTCTGTTCAATCAGAGCTTTGCAAACTCAGTGATGTGTGAGTAATAAAGATGAAATACAGAACGAAATTCCGCTCGGGGCgaaaaaaaacagtatttattttcagttaAGCTTAAGAGACAATAAAATAGGCATGTTTTGCATTTGTCACACCATCAATGGCTTTAaattgtttgtatttttagaaTAGTAGAGATGACTGTATAACATTATGGTGAGACATTTTGTCCACAGGCTATAATTTACTGCAAGCCAGAATTTCAGTGCTTCTCATGGCTTTGTTTGTATCTCTGATAAATGGGATGTCCTTTAAAGAGTTTTGAAATCGGTAGCACGTGTCAATGCTGTTTTGTGGAACTTGTAGACCGTATTTTTACATGCTGAGAAACACGTTCCTTCCACACTTAACATACAGTTGGAAGCTTTTAGGTTCAAGTCAAGCTGACCTCTGGAGGCTGGAATCAATTCTCAGTTCTTTTTAGAAGGCGGCGTTCTGTTTGAGTGAGTGTTCTGATTGTCTCGGAGTTGTGCTTGAGTGCAGGGCAGCACCAAGTGAACTGTGCTGATTCAGTCCTCTCTGCTGTTTGACACTGGTTCAGCCAGTCAGTGGGGAGGGGGTGACAGAGACTCCTTCCCCTAAACATGTCCTCTTACAGTGATGGAGACCGCTGTACATCAACGGTTCAAGGGGTCTTTTTCCTGTTCCCTGGGAGGATGGGTCggctctctctttttcctcccataATGCGCCCAGACTCTCTGGAGGCTGATACCCTGGTTCCTGGGGATCTAATGGGTCTTTGGAGAGAAGGATACTGATAGAGGGCACGGTCCTGTGCACTGTCATCTGTGTGACTGCCCCTTCGGTGCTTTCCCACACCTCTTTCACCACTTTGTACTGCAGTTTTGTCAGCTGGTGCAAAGAACCAACTTTGCGTTTCATTATTTCAGCACAGGTGATGGTCTTGGTGACGGCGCGGCCCGACCCAGTGAAGACCACCTGCCTGAGCCCGCCACCACTCGTGTCCTTCTCTCCCTGTATCCGCGCCATAGCAAATCCCATTAGGTTACGGATCTTGCTGCCTTCCTTCACGCGCATCTCCAGCACCCCGGATTCCAGTCCAGGGAAGGGACAAGGGCTGCCCTCCTCGGTTCGGCAGACTTTTTTGAACCCATCTTGTCCTAGTTTGAGTGCATGAGGAGGCACTGGAAATAGTTTCAGCGGGCTGGAAATATTGTTCGTTCCTGTTGGCTGACCAGCATTGCAGTATAGCTGACTGTGGTAGACAGAGCAGTTCCCCGGGTTCACTCCATCCGTTTGGattgctttattttcttctagTCCAGGGTTGGACCCGATAGGGTCCCTAAAAAGATACTGGTTGTGGCCGCTGGCCACTCCACACCCTGTGAACATTTCTTCAGCCCTCAATGCTCACCCACAGTGCTAGTCTAGGCAGACAGACTTACTACATGAAGGACCGCTCAACATAGGTTTCTTATGTGATAAAATCCTCTCTCTCCAGTCGACAGCTGAAAAGTTTCAAGATTTTATAGAAGAAATATTACCCACTTCCCGGGAGCACTAGCAGTCTCGTCTTTAAAGCTCTCTCTCCAAAAGAGCTGCAAAAAGAAGATAAACGCCTCGCTTGTAAGCGAAGAACAGTGTTGGGATCATTCGAGTTATTCTTTAAAGAGCAAATCCAGTTTCAAACCCCAAATGACCATCTGGCAAGTGTTCTGTAGATGGACAAAAACAAGCCAAATTATCTTCTCACACTTTCACTTGTATTTCATATGTTGTTTCTATCACTAACATTTGCAAAGCATATGCAATAATTAGTTGATATTTCCAAACAAAACTTTTCTGAAGAGACACTTAAAGCTTATATTGACACTCCACCTTTTGCGCGCTGCAGTCCAGCGTGGTTGATTATGATCTGCCGATTATGTTGCCTTCAACTCAGAATTGACCTCTTGGGTTGTCCAGCCATTCCACCTCCTTGACTGGACCTCTTGGTCTTTTACTCCAGTTCGAGCAGGTCTGCGTCCCTTCTCCTTTGGCTCCTCTGAACATGCACAGTGGTTGAGGCCAGGGTTGCATGGAGGTCTGAACCTTGGGTGCACAACCAAGAGCTCTGTCTGGTCTCCAGTGTTGCTGTTGGAAGTCTATTCTATTTCCCACAAAGAGACATAAGGGACAGGAGCTGCCTCACAAATGCTCACAGGAGgagtgtctgtgtggttgaggGGGAGCATGAGGGAAAGGGGAGACAGCCCTCTTAAAGGCACAGGTCTTTTCATCTTTCCGCGCCCTCCACTCCACAACGAACGCAAGTCATCTGAGGAAAAAGCGAAGGATGGCGCGCCGCGTCCCTTTAAAACCCAGACCGCAGTTCCCCAGCAACTTTGTCTCTTCAGAGGACGTTCGAGTGTTCAGTGTACATGACTGATTAAACTTAAGGTTCCGATATAGAGGTTCAGTCAacctttaaaaatgcattttcagctctgaaacaatgaaTCAGATTAGCTCCTCTGTAATTGAAAACATCAttcacagagctgctgagagTCAGCAGCATTACACAGCACTGTACTTAGCCTTCATCTTACTATACATTTGTGACCATTACAATTTACATAATGCAGCACTAATAGCCTCATAGTTAAGGCAATCAGGTGCCATCGTGCGAATGTCGCAACGCTTGGTTTGTGACACAGATATGAGGCTGGAAAGCCCTTGTGACCAAGGACACAAGAACCACAAAAAGCATAGAGGCATGACTTTTATGTTCAAGTGGCTTTATTAATATTGAATGTCTTCATTAGTGTTGCGCATCTGTGCAGGTGAGGTGACGGGAGTGACGGGTGGGGTTATAAGCCCTCCTAATGGGCTTTCAATCACCAGTGGGGGGCGCTGGCTCGTTCCATTCCTCACTGAGTCGGACCCAGACAGCGATCGCGCCATCCTGCTCAGCCCAGTCTCCTGGCCGACAGGTggatttgtttttgtgtgtgagtgacagatGGGAGAATGGGTGAAGACAGCCCACTGAGGCTGAACCTGCgaggcagggagagaaagacaggCAAGTCCTAACTACACTTGGGATAGGGGATTCAATGGTACAGATATTACAGAGGCAGATAACCTTACTGTGGCGCAGCCCAGTTCATACTGTGAGAATAATTTACTTGGGCATGTTTGTTAGAGTCGATCCCAAGTGTAATTATGGGaagcgtaaaaaagaaaaaactctcTTCTGGTTACAACTGATAAAGTAGAACCTGGGTTTGAATAGCTTTTGGTAgtacaaaacatttttattattattgttatcatcaGTAGTAGTGCTACAGATATTAATGTGCAAGGGTACTTTTTATCTCCACTGGAAGCCTCGCAGACactccaggagacacacagaAGTAACAAATATCTCTTCATCTTGCCTTTTTGTACGCCACAAAAGCAGGAGAAAGGCGAGACAGGGAGGCGAGACCGTCTGTGGTGCTCGCCACCAAAGTGATCATTCTGTTGTTTGGGAGAAATTACCCTCATCAGTCATACAGAGATGCACAGCTGCCTGAGGGAATCTGGTGATGTTACTGCATaataaactctgtgtgtgttcacatgtaTGTGTACAGTGTTAGCAGGCACGGATGTAATGCAGGGGGTATAACAGGTCAAATGTTACCAGAGTGGGGTTAAGATTGATAGTAGAAGCAGCTCGCTAATCATCCATCCTTACCACATAATTTATTGCCTTTAAGCTCCACAATAGGAACATGCGGTAATGAGGTGGCTTTAGCCTTCAGCCTCCAAATAGAAATGCTGCTAGAAGAGCTGCAAGAAAAACATCTCCAGACAAACATTCAGAACTATTCTCCAGATGGTAAAATAATGCCAGCATTGCTGAAGTGCCTGTTATTGACCACTTTTGAGTGGagtgctttttccccccacccctTTTAAGTGATTTCATTTAATGTTGGGGAGAGACAGCGGTGCTCAAGCTCGCTGGGTCGTTCTCTCACACCTTCTCCTTATAGCTTTGCTCCTCTGCTGTAGCTAAACACTTAGTCCTCACTTTATCTGATCTTGGGTGGCATTTGTGGCAGTCAAGGGGTTCGTTCCCTGCACTCTTACTTCACAGTCACAAAGCATGCTCTACTTTCCCCCCGATGTTCACGATTTGAGCGATGCAGCAGCCTTTATTCCCAAAATTGTGACAAATGGCTCCAATTGTGTGCTCTCCCCTTTTGTCTCGTGCTTGAAATGTCTGAGGTAGTTGCTGCTGTGAACTGACATTTTGTTGCAGCACTGCAGAGTTCACTTGTCGAGGGGCTCGTCTCACTGCTGTCAGAGCTGCCCGTAAGTGCAGCATCTGACTGTGACCGTAGCTCCCTCGCTTTACGTTAACTGCAAGTGTTTTCACGGTCATCAACCAATGGTGGCCTGGAGGTTGTCATTTCACTCCATGTGGAGCTTGCCTATGGCTTGGTTCTGCCCCACAAACCCGTGGCTGGCCCTGCTGTggggacacacacgcacgctctcacacacacacacacagatatgcaCACGTTGCAGATTGGGGCAcataccaaaaaaaaagaacaacaaaaaaaatgacttgCTCAGCATAAGGCAAGCCGTTGGAGCAATTATAGAAACATGGCAGAACACGATGAAGCAGGCCCCTCTATCAGAAAAGAAATAGAGTGAGCAGAGGAAAAATGATGACGCCATTAATAACAGAGAGGCTGGGAGGCACGGATGGAGGCGGGGGTGGATGACCCTCCCTGTGATTTCTCTGTGACAGCACTTTGAGGTCCAAATGGACGTGTTTGCATTAGATTTGTGAACATTAAAAGTAGGCATTTTTCCGTCAGTGCCAAGATTTCAAATGCCTATATCGGAAAAGCGTTTCCCTCATTTCTAGCCTTACCTCCTTTCCAGGCACATCTCTGCTCCAGGCGCTGCTGTCCTTTTGGCACTGCATTGCAGATGTGGCTCACAAAGTGGCCGGGAACTTTCATTTAAAAACGCTAACATGAAAGAACGGAGGGACggctgaagaagaagatgtgACTGGAGGTGAAAGAGGGCAGAAATTGTTAGAATATGTGCAATTCTACCAGAAGCGATAAAGAGGAAAGTTTTTTTTGAGTAATTGGAAACTGTGAAATAGTGAAACTCcatgttggggggaaaaaatacagAGACTCTTGATTTATGTGCTTGTCAGTAAAAGTGACACGTTAGGCCTCATCAACTGCAGTTCTCAGGAAGCTGTCAAAGTACAAACAAATGATTTGATGTTTTGGAAGCAGCACAATTATATAAGAAGATTGTACattttgtaagaaaaaaaattaaattggGCGGAGctgaaagcttctttttttaaataatcgtGCAGATTTTGATTAAAAGCACGATGTCTAATTAAAATTGGCAGCGGCAGTAACACCCGCTGATAAtcacatttatatttgattCTTTGTGGCCTTGGGTGAAATGTTAATACTGTAGACTACACAAAGTGACAAATTATGTGAAGAACTAATAGGCTGTGCTGAAACAAATGAGAAAATGGGATGTCGCTCTTTTCCAGTGCTTTGCTGTCAGTGCAGCCATGCAGAGCATCCTTCTGAGTACACAAAGACCAAAATCATCCAAACACCAAACAGgagcctgacagcagcaggatcTGCAATTTTAAAGGGAATGTTGACATTCCATGTATCACACAAAAAGGCAGCTATGGCAAGGGTCCAGTTCCACTCTTAAATCAAAACTCAATATTGCAAATATTCACCTAAGCTAAGCGTAAAAATGAAACGAGACTTCGTGTTAGGACTAGCTTGTTACTGTTATTCTACTGTAATGTCTTTTGCTCCCACTCAGCAGCTTGTTTCCAATATTTTGCAGTGATTTTTGTTTCAATATCATGTAAGTTAAAAGGAGAAACCAGAAGAAGCAAAAGTCACGCAAAAATGAACGAGAATTATTGTTTTGACAGCGGATAAGAATTTCATTTATCCCTCTAATGATTACAGGGTCTCGTCATTCTGATTTGTTTCATAACTACTGTAATTTATAATAAATGAGTGGGAGGAAGTGTTCTGGGAAAGGGTTTCTCACAGTCTAGATTTTTAACCATTGTTATATGCATAAAGGtagttttatttgtcatttacaCATATGCAGACGTCATTTTAAACCAGTGTGACTTTCAGCTTTGAACTGAGCTGGTGAAGTAAGAACAAATTTAGAGATAAACACATTATAATTAAAAGTAACTACAGCATATTTGTGTGCAGATATGCTATATGACCCCATACGCATCGATCTAAAGTCaaatcaaaaattaaaaatggctTGATGTGTGTGCTTAATATATCTCAGTCATATACCCGATCATTTTATAGTCAAACTACCATATTACTATACAATTAAAAGATAGTGTTAAGGGTTAAGCAGATGATTAAAACTCAGACTGCAAATCAATCAACTACATCTTCTAATTAACTCGTTAATGGCATGTGTGAAAGCAATGGTTTTACCACAAGAAGATAACATATAACAAGAAGACGCAGAATATGCTATTACACTGCAATAAATTCAGATAAACTCCgatttacttttattttctttacagCCAAGCAATAAGGAtaacgttgttttttttacacgtATTTTGCAATGCATAGACCATTGTGCAGCAAGCAGATTGGAGACTAAATTACACACGACTGTGAACATTCTGGATGAATTGCTGCCTCCTTTGTAACGACTGCTGCGAATGACTCCAGCACCACTGTTATAAACAGTGTAGTAAACAgaaactggatggatggatggatggatggatggatggatggatggatggatggatggatggatggatggatggtaatAAAATATATAGAGGAAAAAGGATGTTTTTCCTTTGATCACTTTATTGTTTTGTGTGCAATTTGCTGTTGCTACCCTGGGAACACACGCTTTGTTTTTGACTGCTCACTTCATTTAGAACCGGGCTGCTGCTTCGGTTTTAAAATTACACAAGCCTTTTAGCAAAGGTGCACTGGAGCAGCAGCGTCTGTACAAGGAAATCAGACAAAATACTCTGCTCCCAGTGTGTCTCAAAATACCTTTGTGTCATTGACTTTCCAGATGGCCATGTTGCTCTGCGCTCCCAATTCATTGCTCTCAACTTCCCAGCGAACACATTTGCATCAGGTCACTGCTCAGCCTCACACACAAGAGGAAGCGGATTTAGCGTGTCCTCTGCAAATACTTTTCATGTCTTTAGGTGCCACCAATGAAGTGAAATTCTGGCTGAAGGCATATAAATCCCTTGGAGGTACAATAACATATGCAGCTTATGGGCGCGGCTCCTCCAAACGACCTCCTTCACAGAGTTGGCTGTTGCGCGATCAGTTGTTGGAGCAAACTTTAAGAGACGTCTTCACAGGTCCTTGCCGGATTTATCCTGTATTTAATTGCATCTGAGAGCAATCAGTCTCTGCCCTAAAAATCCTTGGTAAAGCTGAGCTTTACAATAGAGTCATAATTGCAGGAGTTTAATTGCCTGCCAATGCTCTGCTCCCACTGCCTGCTCACACTGAAGAGCTCAATAATTAGAAACAGGGAGAAATTAGGTGGCAATTTTGTCTTTGCAATTATCATAATGCAGAAGAAGTGCCATTAGTATTGTTAGCCCCACAGTACATAATCCTTTGACTCTGTCAAGTCTCTCTTGGCTGCTGGGTACAACTCTTGATTTCCCTGTAGCCTCTGGACTTCCCTAGTCACTGCTTAAGTCATCAGCTATCCAGGCCAGCAAGTACGTCTGGAGTCGTACTGCAGGCTGAATGCATCCGTGCCCAGAGTTCTGGTAGGATTAGAAGCTACAGCCTTAGCTGTCTGTGTTTCCTTTTCAAGGTATATAAATTGGGTGCTAATCCTCTTCCACTATGTCAACCATGAAATTGTATTTGATATAACAGAAATATTAACGGTGTCGACAAATGATGTATTTGGCTTGCACTGGCATTTGATTTTatgtcaggatttttttttcgtTTTCCCTCAGGTTCAGATTTCCTTTGTAATTATAATGTTTTGCTCCTGgtcacaaaataaaaaacaacccttTTATATAAAAAACCTTAATGACAATGAAACGAATATTAGCTTATTGTTTTAGTTCTACTTTTATAAAATTATGTAAGTTTTCTAAACATTTCTACttataaaacaaaattaatttaaCCATAAAAAATATCCACATCCGACTAAACAAGCAAATAGTGCAAATTTTACACaagtaaaatgaaaaacaatctGTTTATATATAATCACCTGAATGATAAAGCAGATTttcttgtttgtctgtttccacTTATAAAGAAATTCATTTTGTTGAATTAATAATAGACATGTGTTCAAAAAAATGTGTCAGGAGTACAGAAATATATTTAAGCAGCGGATATTTTAGGTGGACGGAAAACCTGTTATTGCCTTTCAATCAGGAAATGCCACTGGGGAACTTCAACTATCCTGGGCAGCATAAATAAGAGCGGCGGTCCTTTAGCTGTGCATGAACTTGGGCACAGGTACAGGGTGCAGCACAGCGTAATTACCAGTTAGAGCTATAAATATAGGTAAAGGTATACAATAATTTCAGCGGTttggctcctccagctctccatttctGCAGATTGGGTGAATCATAAAGAAGCATAAATAGGTTGCACAACGAGCTTTCCCTGTGCACATTTAGCATCGTGGTCAGTGGAATGACCTAGCATGACACTGTCACACACCGTGAGTGTCGTTAATGAGAGGCTTTTGTAAATGTTGCGTAACTGGATTTAGGTGGATCTGCCAGTCCTCAGAGGCAGAACtgtggaaaaggaataaaacaggaatcACATAACTAAACAAAGCATTGTAATAGAGTTAAAGGAACAGGAGGCCAATCGAAAGGGAACTAGAAATAGATTAACTTCTGTGGGGAGAGAAATaacaaggaaaaagaagaaatagaaAGCACAAGTTACACATGGGAACGTATGGGAAGAGCACGTAGTGCAAACATCTAGACACATGGGTACAGACAGCAGATGATCTAGGAAAAGACTGCAGGGGGAGCTTAGTTTTAACACAAGGGCAGGGGTGTGTGGGACGACGACAAAGAACAGGTGAGACAATCAggacagaaggcagacaggagacacacaaGGTCAAAGCCACGAAGGACACAAACAACCCTCAAAAAAACAGCTCTctccttgttgttgttgctgttgtgtacTATTTAATGTTACTTAATACTACTGGTacagctaataataataataataataataatatgtcAAGCCTGATACACTCTATTTACCCAAATAACAGTACCAAAACAATAAGGGAGCACTTTTATTAGCACAAAATCAAAAGAAACTACAGTATCTAAACTGTATGCATGCCTGCAACACACGTTAAACATGACGTTTACGCAGGTTTTAATATTGAGGAAATCATTTGTGATTCCTCTTTAAGTACCATTTTTcatgggttctttttttttaacattcagcAGCGCACCAAAAGTTCTCTCTGTGCAGTCTCATGTAAAATAGCCTTTCACCATTTAAGCAGTTCCCTCCACGTGAACGCATCAAAGCACATGCTGACTATTTGTTTGCCACCAATGGGGGAAATGACCCTTCGCACACAGTGCCATGATGTGCATACCCTCTTTTGCACacacttctttctttttctcttccctcGTCTGTTGTTTTTGCACACGACTGTAATCAAAACCGGTTTTACAATAGTCGTCTCTATCTACCTGCAGTATGTTTGTCTCAGGCCAAAGATATTAGTTTGGATTATAAATTCATGGATCATCATAAAGACAATCTTTCATATGGCAAAACACAGAGTGATATATTTAAGAGGCACTATTACACTGTTGTTAACATACAATTATATGCAGTAAAGTGCAGATACACCATGTAAAATGACAAATCGGTGTTTAACTGGGTGGCTTAAAACACTAAAACTGTTGGCATTTACACCCCTGAGGATTtatgatgagaaaaaaaaaaaaagcttctgaaGAAATCCACAGCGGAGAAATTTCAAACGTTGTGGAGGAGAATG is drawn from Takifugu flavidus isolate HTHZ2018 chromosome 2, ASM371156v2, whole genome shotgun sequence and contains these coding sequences:
- the rpp25b gene encoding ribonuclease P protein subunit p25b; this translates as MFTGCGVASGHNQYLFRDPIGSNPGLEENKAIQTDGVNPGNCSVYHSQLYCNAGQPTGTNNISSPLKLFPVPPHALKLGQDGFKKVCRTEEGSPCPFPGLESGVLEMRVKEGSKIRNLMGFAMARIQGEKDTSGGGLRQVVFTGSGRAVTKTITCAEIMKRKVGSLHQLTKLQYKVVKEVWESTEGAVTQMTVHRTVPSISILLSKDPLDPQEPGYQPPESLGALWEEKERADPSSQGTGKRPLEPLMYSGLHHCKRTCLGEGVSVTPSPLTG